Proteins from one Nicotiana tabacum cultivar K326 chromosome 23, ASM71507v2, whole genome shotgun sequence genomic window:
- the LOC107761606 gene encoding putative carboxylesterase 17, producing the protein MQYLPIPSHISKWYLNTSPKKMSIVAEAPGYIQVFSDGSVKRFEPEIATASIEPCNGYKSKDVIIDPLKPISGRIYLPDFPESGVINQQLPVLLYFHGGGFCIGSTTWLGYHLFLGDLSVASKSIILSVDYRLAPENKLPTAYEDCYSALEWLIKNLEYEPWLKRADLSQVFLSGDSAGGNIVHQVAIRATRNEDFRGRLKGLLPIHPYFGSEKRTELEMANGSAGKVEMNDMFWGLSLPQGSNRDYFGCNFENAEMSAAEFSQFPEVIVFVAGSDFLKERGVKYAEFLKKNGVKRVELVEAEGQVHVYHVFYPESEATRLLQKQMSDFIHSF; encoded by the coding sequence ATGCAATACCTTCCAATTCCAAGCCATATTAGCAAGTGGTATCTAAACACATCCCCAAAAAAGATGTCCATAGTTGCAGAAGCACCTGGTTACATCCAAGTTTTCTCCGATGGCTCAGTTAAGCGATTCGAGCCTGAAATTGCCACTGCATCAATTGAACCATGCAATGGATACAAGTCCAAAGATGTGATCATTGACCCTTTAAAGCCAATATCTGGTAGAATATACCTCCCTGATTTTCCTGAATCAGGAGTTATTAACCAGCAGCTTCCTGTTTTACTCTATTTCCATGGTGGTGGATTTTGCATTGGCTCAACTACATGGCTTGGTTACCATCTTTTTCTTGGAGATTTAAGTGTTGCTTCCAAATCTATCATCCTTTCAGTAGACTACCGCCTTGCACCGGAAAATAAGCTTCCTACAGCTTATGAAGATTGTTATTCTGCATTGGAATGGCTGATCAAGAACTTAGAATATGAACCATGGCTGAAAAGGGCTGATCTTTCTCAGGTTTTTCTTTCGGGGGACAGTGCTGGAGGCAATATAGTTCATCAGGTTGCTATCCGGGCGACTAGAAATGAAGATTTTCGTGGTAGACTTAAGGGGTTGCTGCCAATTCATCCCTATTTTGGGAGTGAAAAGAGGACAGAATTAGAGATGGCTAATGGATCAGCCGGGAAAGTGGAGATGAACGACATGTTTTGGGGGCTGAGCTTGCCCCAAGGATCAAACCGTGATTATTTTGGATGTAATTTTGAGAATGCTGAAATGTCTGCCGCTGAGTTTTCTCAGTTTCCAGAAGTGATAGTTTTCGTTGCTGGCTCGGACTTTTTGAAAGAAAGGGGAGTAAAGTATGctgaattcttgaaaaagaatggTGTGAAAAGAGTGGAGTTGGTTGAAGCTGAGGGACAGGTTCATGTTTATCATGTGTTTTATCCTGAATCAGAGGCAACCCGTTTGCTTCAGAAACAAATGAGCGATTTCATACATAGTTTTTAG
- the LOC107761605 gene encoding SPX domain-containing protein 1-like, whose amino-acid sequence MKFWKILKAHIEETLPEWQDKFLNYKDLKKELKLIYPKDGDRPNKRQKVDDDDKGEVVTKEVNDFVKLLEEEIEKFNNFFMEKEEDYIIQLKVLKEMVAEMKKTNEELIRVGRDVVDLHGEMVLLENYSALNYTGVVKILKKYDKLSGDLIRLPFIQKVLEEPFFKTEVLNKLIKECDTILSHLLYQTEPLKVPEAEEGIARGSGGGEGGGGEKPVKVPEELADIKNMENMYLKLTYSALRVLQEIRSGSSTVSAFSLPPMQTNELDKIWKNIPVAEQVAK is encoded by the exons ATGAAGTTCTGGAAAATATTGAAGGCCCATATAGAGGAAACATTGCCTGAATGGCAAGACAAGTTCTTGAATTATAAGGATCTGAAGAAAGAATTGAAGTTGATTTATCCTAAAGATGGTGATAGGCCTAATAAAAGGCAGAAGGTGGATGATGATGATAAGGGGGAGGTTGTTACGAAGGAGGTGAATGATTTTGTGAAGCTGTTGGAAGAGGAGATTGAGAAGTTTAACAATTTCTTTATGGAGAAAGAAGAGGACTATATTATTCAGCTTAAG GTTCTGAAAGAGATGGTAGCTGAGATGAAAAAGACAAATGAAGAGCTGATTAGAGTAGGTAGGGACGTCGTGGATCTCCACGGAGAGATGGTTTTGTTAGAGAATTACAGTGCTCTTAACTACACAG GAGTAGTGAAGATCTTAAAGAAATATGACAAACTCAGTGGCGATCTTATTCGTTTGCCTTTCATCCAAAAGGTGCTCGAGGAGCCATTCTTTAAAACTGAGGTTCTAAATAAACTAATAAAGGAGTGTGATACAATTCTTAGTCACCTCTTATACCAAACTGAGCCGCTTAAAGTCCCAGAAGCAGAAGAAGGTATTGCACGAGGTAgcggaggaggagaaggaggtggCGGAGAGAAGCCAGTTAAAGTTCCTGAAGAACTTGCAGATATAAAGAACATGGAAAACATGTACTTGAAACTTACATATTCAGCACTGAGAGTCTTGCAAGAGATTCGTAGCGGAAGTTCAACTGTCAGCGCGTTCTCTTTGCCACCAATGCAGACCAACGAGCTAGACAAGATCTGGAAGAATATTCCAGTGGCCGAACAAGTAGCAAAGTAA